From a region of the Oryza sativa Japonica Group chromosome 6, ASM3414082v1 genome:
- the LOC136356870 gene encoding E3 ubiquitin-protein ligase Os03g0188200-like: MASSSSSSFAMDDGEAYLRDMTAITELLDGDMTAITESLDGDMTAIAELLDQARSYSFADLQSHDPPAAAAAAVNDDDDNVSGLMMAMMKTVDAPAGGGDGGDCPICLNNGGGEEWKETACGHRFHARCVARWARVGRKGMSCPMCRRDMMSPAVDLLVRDIRALYGDEELSDVRELLEDGLRQLEISSSIAGGAEEAAYRASQA; the protein is encoded by the coding sequence atggcgtcgtcgtcgtcgtcgtcgtttgcCATGGACGACGGAGAAGCTTACCTCCGCGACATGACGGCGATCACCGAGTTGCTCGACGGCGACATGACGGCGATCACCGAGTCGCTCGACGGCGACATGACGGCGATCGCCGAGTTGCTAGACCAGGCCCGTTCCTACAGCTTCGCGGACCTTCAGTCACAtgatccgccggcggcggcggcggcggccgtcaacgacgacgacgacaatgtATCCGGGCTGATGATGGCGATGATGAAGACGGTGGatgcgccggccggcggcggcgacggcggcgactgcccGATATGCCtgaacaacggcggcggcgaggagtggAAGGAGACGGCGTGCGGGCACCGGTTCCACGCGCGGTGCGTGGCGAGGTGGGCGCGggtggggaggaaggggatgagctGCCCGATGTGCCGGCGAGACATGATGTCGCCGGCGGTGGACTTGCTGGTGAGGGATATCCGGGCCTTGTACGGCGACGAGGAGCTTAGTGATGTGCGCGAGCTGCTCGAGGACGGTCTCCGGCAGCTCGAGATTAGCAGCTCGATCGCCGGCGGTGCGGAAGAAGCAGCATATAGAGCTTCCCAGGCTTAA
- the LOC4340097 gene encoding coatomer subunit beta'-1 isoform X2, producing the protein MPLRLEIKRKFAQRSERVKSVDLHPTEPWILSSLYSGSVCIWDYQSQTMVKSFEVSELPVRSAKFISRKQWVVAGADDMFIRVYNYNTMDKVKVFEAHTDYIRCVAVHPTLPYVLSSSDDMLIKLWDWDKGWMCTQIFEGHSHYVMQVTFNPKDTNTFASASLDRTTKIWSLGSPDPNFTLDGHQKGVNCVDYFTGGDRPYLITGSDDSTAKVWDYQTKSCVQTLEGHTHNISAVCFHPELPIIITGSEDGTVRIWHSTTYRLENTLNYGLERVWAVGYMKGSRRMVIGYDEGTIMIKMGREVPVASMDTSGKIIWAKHNEIQTVNIKTVGAGFEVTDGERLPLAVKELGSCDLYPQSLKHNPNGRFVVVCGDGEFIIYTALAWRNRSFGSALEFVWSSEGEYAIRESTSRIKIFSKSFQEKKTIRPTFSAERIFGGILLAMCSSDFICFYDWADCRLIRRIDVNVKNLYWADSGDLVAIASDTSFYILKYNRDVVASYLESGKPVDEEGVEDAFELLHEVNERVRTGIWVGDCFIYNNSSWRLNYCVGGEVTTMYHLDRPMYLLGYLANQSRVYLIDKEFNVMGYTLLLSLIEYKTLVMRGDIERANDILPSIPKAQYNNVAHFLESRGMLEEALEIATDADYRFDLAVQLGKLEVAKAIAMEAQSESKWKQLGELAMSTGKLDMAEECLVQAKDLSGLLLLYSSLGDAEGIEKLASQAKEHGKNNVAFLCLFMLGKLEDCIQLLIDSNRIPEAALMARSYLPSKVSEIVAIWRNDLSKVNPKAAESLADPSEYPNLFEDWQVALTVEKNVASRRVHYPPADEYLNHAEKSDMTLVEAFKRMQVIEDEETEDALDENGEPDEEVLEENKVEESTDEAVEVDADEPEETVLVNGKEVLTEHE; encoded by the exons ATG CCGCTCAGGTTGGAGATCAAG AGGAAGTTTGCGCAACGGTCGGAGAGGGTCAAGTCGGTGGATCTGCACCCCACGGAGCCATG GATCCTGTCGAGTCTTTACTCCGGGAGCGTGTGCATCTGGGACTATCAGTCGCAG ACAATGGTGAAGTCATTTGAAGTTTCAGAATTGCCAG TGCGGTCAGCAAAATTTATTTCACGGAAACAATGGGTTGTAGCTGGTGCAGACGATATGTTCATTCGTGTCTACAACTACAACACGATGGACAAAGTTAAGGTTTTTGAGGCTCATACTGATTATATTAGATGTGTTGCAGTCCATCCAACACTTCCATATGTGCTTTCATCATCTGATGACATGTTGATAAAATTGTGGGACTGGGATAAAGGGTGGATGTGCACTCAAATCTTTGAGGGACATTCACACTACGTGATGCAAGTTACTTTCAATCCAAAGGATACTAACACTTTTGCAAGTGCATCTCTTGACCGAACTACAAAG ATATGGAGTTTGGGTTCTCCGGATCCAAATTTCACACTCGATGGACATCAAAAGGGTGTGAACTGTGTTGACTACTTCACTGGTGGTGACAGGCCCTATTTGATCACTGGTTCTGATGACTCCACTgcaaag GTCTGGGATTACCAAACGAAGAGCTGTGTTCAGACACTTGAAGGACATACACACAACATTTCTGCTGTTTGTTTCCATCCTGAGCTTCCTATAATCATTACTGGATCTGAAGATGGCACAGTTCGCATATGGCATTCGACAACTTACAG ACTTGAGAACACGCTAAACTATGGTCTTGAACGAGTCTGGGCTGTTGGATACATGAAGGGTTCAAGAAG GATGGTAATTGGTTATGATGAGGGAACTATAATGATAAAAATGGGACGTGAAGTACCTGTGGCAAGCATGGATACCAGTGGAAAAATCATTTGGGCAAAACATAACGAGATACAGACTGTGAACATCAAAACTGTTGGTGCAGGCTTTGAG GTTACAGATGGGGAAAGATTGCCATTGGCTGTTAAAGAATTAGGAAGTTGTGATCTTTACCCACAg AGCTTAAAGCATAACCCCAATGGAAGATTTGTCGTAGTTTGTGGAGATGGTGAATTCATAATTTATACTGCATTGGCTTGGAGGAATAGGTCATTTGGATCTGCATTGGAGTTTGTTTGGTCATCAGAAGGAGAGTATGCTATCAGGGAAAGTACATCAAGAATAAAGATTTTCAGTAAATCATTTCAG GAGAAGAAAACTATTCGCCCTACATTTTCAGCTGAACGTATTTTTGGTGGAATATTATTGGCGATGTGTTCCAGTGATTTCATTTGCTTTTATGACTGGGCTGACTGTAGACTAATACGCCGCATTGATGTGAATGTCAAA AACCTTTATTGGGCTGATAGCGGTGACCTAGTTGCAATAGCAAGTGATACATCATTCTACATACTGAAGTACAAC AGAGATGTCGTTGCGTCTTATCTAGAATCTGGAAAACCTGTGGATGAGGAAGGCGTTGAAGATGCTTTTGAGCTGCTTCATGAGGTTAATGAGCGAGTGCGGACAGGGATCTGGGTTGGAGACTGCTTTATTTATAACAATTCATCATGGCGCCTGAACTATTGTGTTGGTGGCGAG GTCACCACGATGTATCACTTGGATCGCCCTATGTACTTGTTGGGATATCTAGCGAATCAAAGCCGAGTTTATCTTATTGACAAGGAATTCAA TGTCATGGGGTACACATTACTTCTTAGTTTGATTGAGTACAAGACACTTGTGATGCGTGGGGATATTGAACGTGCAAATGATATTTTACCATCCATACCAAAGGCGCAATATAATAA TGTTGCTCATTTCTTGGAGTCAAGAGGTATGCTGGAGGAAGCACTTGAGATAGCTACTGATGCTGATTACAGGTTTGACCTAGCTGTGCAACTTGGAAAATTAGAAGTTGCAAAG GCTATCGCGATGGAAGCGCAAAGTGAATCTAAGTGGAAGCAGTTGGGTGAACTGGCTATGTCCACAGGCAAG CTAGATATGGCGGAAGAGTGCCTTGTGCAAGCGAAGGACTTAAGTGGCCTGTTGCTACTATATTCATCTCTTGGAGATGCTGAGGGAATCGAGAAGCTTGCTTCTCAAGCAAAGGAGCATGGCAAAAACAATGTTGCTTTCCTCTGTCTCTTTATGCTTGGTAAATTGGAAGATTGCATACAATTGCTGATAGACAG CAATCGTATACCTGAAGCTGCGTTAATGGCACGTTCTTATCTTCCCAGCAAAGTTTCTGAGATAGTAGCAATATGGAGAAATGACCTCAGTAAA GTTAATCCAAAAGCTGCAGAGTCTCTGGCAGATCCTTCTGAGTATCCAAATTTATTTGAAGACTGGCAGGTTGCACTTACTGTAGAAAAGAATGTTGCTTCTCGGAG GGTCCATTATCCTCCTGCTGATGAGTACTTGAACCATGCTGAAAAGTCAGACATGACTCTTGTGGAAGCTTTCAAAAGGATGCAGGTCATTGAAGATGAGGAAACAGAAGATGCACTAGATGAAAATGGAGAGCCCGATGAAGAG GTTTTGGAAGAGAACAAAGTGGAGGAGAGCACAGATGAAGCTGTCGAAGTTGATGCTGATGAGCCTGAAGAGACCGTTCTTGTAAATGGGAAAGAGG TGCTAACTGAACATGAGTAA
- the LOC4340097 gene encoding coatomer subunit beta'-1 isoform 2 (isoform 2 is encoded by transcript variant 3) encodes MPLRLEIKRKFAQRSERVKSVDLHPTEPWILSSLYSGSVCIWDYQSQTMVKSFEVSELPVRSAKFISRKQWVVAGADDMFIRVYNYNTMDKVKVFEAHTDYIRCVAVHPTLPYVLSSSDDMLIKLWDWDKGWMCTQIFEGHSHYVMQVTFNPKDTNTFASASLDRTTKIWSLGSPDPNFTLDGHQKGVNCVDYFTGGDRPYLITGSDDSTAKVWDYQTKSCVQTLEGHTHNISAVCFHPELPIIITGSEDGTVRIWHSTTYRLENTLNYGLERVWAVGYMKGSRRMVIGYDEGTIMIKMGREVPVASMDTSGKIIWAKHNEIQTVNIKTVGAGFEVTDGERLPLAVKELGSCDLYPQSLKHNPNGRFVVVCGDGEFIIYTALAWRNRSFGSALEFVWSSEGEYAIRESTSRIKIFSKSFQEKKTIRPTFSAERIFGGILLAMCSSDFICFYDWADCRLIRRIDVNVKNLYWADSGDLVAIASDTSFYILKYNRDVVASYLESGKPVDEEGVEDAFELLHEVNERVRTGIWVGDCFIYNNSSWRLNYCVGGEVTTMYHLDRPMYLLGYLANQSRVYLIDKEFNVMGYTLLLSLIEYKTLVMRGDIERANDILPSIPKAQYNNVAHFLESRGMLEEALEIATDADYRFDLAVQLGKLEVAKAIAMEAQSESKWKQLGELAMSTGKLDMAEECLVQAKDLSGLLLLYSSLGDAEGIEKLASQAKEHGKNNVAFLCLFMLGKLEDCIQLLIDSNRIPEAALMARSYLPSKVSEIVAIWRNDLSKVNPKAAESLADPSEYPNLFEDWQVALTVEKNVASRRVHYPPADEYLNHAEKSDMTLVEAFKRMQVIEDEETEDALDENGEPDEEVLEENKVEESTDEAVEVDADEPEETVLVNGKEGEEQWVLTEHE; translated from the exons ATG CCGCTCAGGTTGGAGATCAAG AGGAAGTTTGCGCAACGGTCGGAGAGGGTCAAGTCGGTGGATCTGCACCCCACGGAGCCATG GATCCTGTCGAGTCTTTACTCCGGGAGCGTGTGCATCTGGGACTATCAGTCGCAG ACAATGGTGAAGTCATTTGAAGTTTCAGAATTGCCAG TGCGGTCAGCAAAATTTATTTCACGGAAACAATGGGTTGTAGCTGGTGCAGACGATATGTTCATTCGTGTCTACAACTACAACACGATGGACAAAGTTAAGGTTTTTGAGGCTCATACTGATTATATTAGATGTGTTGCAGTCCATCCAACACTTCCATATGTGCTTTCATCATCTGATGACATGTTGATAAAATTGTGGGACTGGGATAAAGGGTGGATGTGCACTCAAATCTTTGAGGGACATTCACACTACGTGATGCAAGTTACTTTCAATCCAAAGGATACTAACACTTTTGCAAGTGCATCTCTTGACCGAACTACAAAG ATATGGAGTTTGGGTTCTCCGGATCCAAATTTCACACTCGATGGACATCAAAAGGGTGTGAACTGTGTTGACTACTTCACTGGTGGTGACAGGCCCTATTTGATCACTGGTTCTGATGACTCCACTgcaaag GTCTGGGATTACCAAACGAAGAGCTGTGTTCAGACACTTGAAGGACATACACACAACATTTCTGCTGTTTGTTTCCATCCTGAGCTTCCTATAATCATTACTGGATCTGAAGATGGCACAGTTCGCATATGGCATTCGACAACTTACAG ACTTGAGAACACGCTAAACTATGGTCTTGAACGAGTCTGGGCTGTTGGATACATGAAGGGTTCAAGAAG GATGGTAATTGGTTATGATGAGGGAACTATAATGATAAAAATGGGACGTGAAGTACCTGTGGCAAGCATGGATACCAGTGGAAAAATCATTTGGGCAAAACATAACGAGATACAGACTGTGAACATCAAAACTGTTGGTGCAGGCTTTGAG GTTACAGATGGGGAAAGATTGCCATTGGCTGTTAAAGAATTAGGAAGTTGTGATCTTTACCCACAg AGCTTAAAGCATAACCCCAATGGAAGATTTGTCGTAGTTTGTGGAGATGGTGAATTCATAATTTATACTGCATTGGCTTGGAGGAATAGGTCATTTGGATCTGCATTGGAGTTTGTTTGGTCATCAGAAGGAGAGTATGCTATCAGGGAAAGTACATCAAGAATAAAGATTTTCAGTAAATCATTTCAG GAGAAGAAAACTATTCGCCCTACATTTTCAGCTGAACGTATTTTTGGTGGAATATTATTGGCGATGTGTTCCAGTGATTTCATTTGCTTTTATGACTGGGCTGACTGTAGACTAATACGCCGCATTGATGTGAATGTCAAA AACCTTTATTGGGCTGATAGCGGTGACCTAGTTGCAATAGCAAGTGATACATCATTCTACATACTGAAGTACAAC AGAGATGTCGTTGCGTCTTATCTAGAATCTGGAAAACCTGTGGATGAGGAAGGCGTTGAAGATGCTTTTGAGCTGCTTCATGAGGTTAATGAGCGAGTGCGGACAGGGATCTGGGTTGGAGACTGCTTTATTTATAACAATTCATCATGGCGCCTGAACTATTGTGTTGGTGGCGAG GTCACCACGATGTATCACTTGGATCGCCCTATGTACTTGTTGGGATATCTAGCGAATCAAAGCCGAGTTTATCTTATTGACAAGGAATTCAA TGTCATGGGGTACACATTACTTCTTAGTTTGATTGAGTACAAGACACTTGTGATGCGTGGGGATATTGAACGTGCAAATGATATTTTACCATCCATACCAAAGGCGCAATATAATAA TGTTGCTCATTTCTTGGAGTCAAGAGGTATGCTGGAGGAAGCACTTGAGATAGCTACTGATGCTGATTACAGGTTTGACCTAGCTGTGCAACTTGGAAAATTAGAAGTTGCAAAG GCTATCGCGATGGAAGCGCAAAGTGAATCTAAGTGGAAGCAGTTGGGTGAACTGGCTATGTCCACAGGCAAG CTAGATATGGCGGAAGAGTGCCTTGTGCAAGCGAAGGACTTAAGTGGCCTGTTGCTACTATATTCATCTCTTGGAGATGCTGAGGGAATCGAGAAGCTTGCTTCTCAAGCAAAGGAGCATGGCAAAAACAATGTTGCTTTCCTCTGTCTCTTTATGCTTGGTAAATTGGAAGATTGCATACAATTGCTGATAGACAG CAATCGTATACCTGAAGCTGCGTTAATGGCACGTTCTTATCTTCCCAGCAAAGTTTCTGAGATAGTAGCAATATGGAGAAATGACCTCAGTAAA GTTAATCCAAAAGCTGCAGAGTCTCTGGCAGATCCTTCTGAGTATCCAAATTTATTTGAAGACTGGCAGGTTGCACTTACTGTAGAAAAGAATGTTGCTTCTCGGAG GGTCCATTATCCTCCTGCTGATGAGTACTTGAACCATGCTGAAAAGTCAGACATGACTCTTGTGGAAGCTTTCAAAAGGATGCAGGTCATTGAAGATGAGGAAACAGAAGATGCACTAGATGAAAATGGAGAGCCCGATGAAGAG GTTTTGGAAGAGAACAAAGTGGAGGAGAGCACAGATGAAGCTGTCGAAGTTGATGCTGATGAGCCTGAAGAGACCGTTCTTGTAAATGGGAAAGAGGGTGAGGAACAGTGGG TGCTAACTGAACATGAGTAA
- the LOC4340098 gene encoding DNA-repair protein XRCC1, giving the protein MPESSSDPNNGRGKSSKRNLPSWMGSKDGEENPGKKKHMATHEKVQKGSDFSKLLDGVVFVLSGFVNPERGTLRSQALDMGAEYRPDWTSDCTLLVCAFANTPKFRQVESNNGTIVSKDWILESHSQRKLVDIEPYLMHVGKPWRKNKELVESDEDQKKPHKEHQKQVDRSHIKTSPSAGIEAKHSDVTSKQFSPTKIKQWAKNDLAQTISWLESQEEKPEPNELKAIAAEGVITCLQDAIESLKQGNDVKGVAEQWSFVPHVINELAELDGRRKEGSLSKEQLSQLAIKCKKIYQAEFAHMHDNDKKHQSKPRSDDAQYDSDDTIEMTEEEIDLACRQLPGVCGRQ; this is encoded by the exons ATGCCTGAATCGAGCTCAGATCCTAACAACGGGAGAGGAAAGTCATCCAAGAGGAATCTCCCTTCTTGGATGGGTTCGAAAGACGGGGAGGAAAATCCAGGCAAGAAGAAGCACATGGCCACCCACGAGAAGGTGCAGAAAGGATCGGATTTCTCCAAACTTTTG GATGGGGTGGTCTTTGTACTTTCAGGGTTTGTGAACCCTGAAAGAGGCACATTGCGCTCCCAAGCATTGGATATGGGAGCCGAGTATCGACCCGATTGGACATCAGATTGCACACTTCTCGTTTGTGCATTTGCCAATACCCCCAAGTTTCGACAAGTCGAATCGAACAATGGAACCATTGTCTCGAAG GACTGGATCTTAGAATCTCACAGCCAAAGAAAACTTGTTGATATTGAGCCTTACCTTATGCATGTTGGAAAACCGTGGAGAAAAAATAAAGAGCTAGTTGAATCTGACGAAG ATCAGAAGAAGCCACATAAAGAGCATCAGAAGCAAGTTGATCGATCTCATATCAAGACATCTCCCTCTGCAGGCATAGAG GCAAAACATTCAGATGTTACTAGTAAGcaattttctccaacaaaaataaaacaatggGCAAAGAATGATTTAGCACAGACAATATCATGGTTAGAGAGCCAAGAAGAGAAG CCAGAACCAAATGAGTTGAAGGCAATAGCTGCTGAAGGGGTTATCACTTGTTTGCAAGATGCCATAGAATCTCTCAAGCAAGGGAAT GATGTCAAGGGAGTGGCGGAGCAGTGGAGCTTTGTCCCCCATGTCATCAATGAACTGGCGGAACTtgatggaagaagaaaagagggaTCGTTATCGAAAGAACAACTCTCCCAGCTAGCAATCAAATGCAAAAAGATTTATCAGGCTGAGTTTGCCCACATGCATGATAATGACAAGAAGCATCAGAGCAAGCCTAGATCAGATGATGCTCAGTATGACAGTGATGACACCATCGAAATGACGGAAGAAGAGATTGATCTCGCATGCAGGCAACTCCCTGGGGTATGCGGGAGGCAGTAG
- the LOC4340097 gene encoding coatomer subunit beta'-1 isoform 1 (isoform 1 is encoded by transcript variant 1) translates to MPLRLEIKRKFAQRSERVKSVDLHPTEPWILSSLYSGSVCIWDYQSQTMVKSFEVSELPVRSAKFISRKQWVVAGADDMFIRVYNYNTMDKVKVFEAHTDYIRCVAVHPTLPYVLSSSDDMLIKLWDWDKGWMCTQIFEGHSHYVMQVTFNPKDTNTFASASLDRTTKIWSLGSPDPNFTLDGHQKGVNCVDYFTGGDRPYLITGSDDSTAKVWDYQTKSCVQTLEGHTHNISAVCFHPELPIIITGSEDGTVRIWHSTTYRLENTLNYGLERVWAVGYMKGSRRMVIGYDEGTIMIKMGREVPVASMDTSGKIIWAKHNEIQTVNIKTVGAGFEVTDGERLPLAVKELGSCDLYPQSLKHNPNGRFVVVCGDGEFIIYTALAWRNRSFGSALEFVWSSEGEYAIRESTSRIKIFSKSFQEKKTIRPTFSAERIFGGILLAMCSSDFICFYDWADCRLIRRIDVNVKNLYWADSGDLVAIASDTSFYILKYNRDVVASYLESGKPVDEEGVEDAFELLHEVNERVRTGIWVGDCFIYNNSSWRLNYCVGGEVTTMYHLDRPMYLLGYLANQSRVYLIDKEFNVMGYTLLLSLIEYKTLVMRGDIERANDILPSIPKAQYNNVAHFLESRGMLEEALEIATDADYRFDLAVQLGKLEVAKAIAMEAQSESKWKQLGELAMSTGKLDMAEECLVQAKDLSGLLLLYSSLGDAEGIEKLASQAKEHGKNNVAFLCLFMLGKLEDCIQLLIDSNRIPEAALMARSYLPSKVSEIVAIWRNDLSKVNPKAAESLADPSEYPNLFEDWQVALTVEKNVASRRVHYPPADEYLNHAEKSDMTLVEAFKRMQVIEDEETEDALDENGEPDEEVLEENKVEESTDEAVEVDADEPEETVLVNGKEGEEQWGTNNEGTSSA, encoded by the exons ATG CCGCTCAGGTTGGAGATCAAG AGGAAGTTTGCGCAACGGTCGGAGAGGGTCAAGTCGGTGGATCTGCACCCCACGGAGCCATG GATCCTGTCGAGTCTTTACTCCGGGAGCGTGTGCATCTGGGACTATCAGTCGCAG ACAATGGTGAAGTCATTTGAAGTTTCAGAATTGCCAG TGCGGTCAGCAAAATTTATTTCACGGAAACAATGGGTTGTAGCTGGTGCAGACGATATGTTCATTCGTGTCTACAACTACAACACGATGGACAAAGTTAAGGTTTTTGAGGCTCATACTGATTATATTAGATGTGTTGCAGTCCATCCAACACTTCCATATGTGCTTTCATCATCTGATGACATGTTGATAAAATTGTGGGACTGGGATAAAGGGTGGATGTGCACTCAAATCTTTGAGGGACATTCACACTACGTGATGCAAGTTACTTTCAATCCAAAGGATACTAACACTTTTGCAAGTGCATCTCTTGACCGAACTACAAAG ATATGGAGTTTGGGTTCTCCGGATCCAAATTTCACACTCGATGGACATCAAAAGGGTGTGAACTGTGTTGACTACTTCACTGGTGGTGACAGGCCCTATTTGATCACTGGTTCTGATGACTCCACTgcaaag GTCTGGGATTACCAAACGAAGAGCTGTGTTCAGACACTTGAAGGACATACACACAACATTTCTGCTGTTTGTTTCCATCCTGAGCTTCCTATAATCATTACTGGATCTGAAGATGGCACAGTTCGCATATGGCATTCGACAACTTACAG ACTTGAGAACACGCTAAACTATGGTCTTGAACGAGTCTGGGCTGTTGGATACATGAAGGGTTCAAGAAG GATGGTAATTGGTTATGATGAGGGAACTATAATGATAAAAATGGGACGTGAAGTACCTGTGGCAAGCATGGATACCAGTGGAAAAATCATTTGGGCAAAACATAACGAGATACAGACTGTGAACATCAAAACTGTTGGTGCAGGCTTTGAG GTTACAGATGGGGAAAGATTGCCATTGGCTGTTAAAGAATTAGGAAGTTGTGATCTTTACCCACAg AGCTTAAAGCATAACCCCAATGGAAGATTTGTCGTAGTTTGTGGAGATGGTGAATTCATAATTTATACTGCATTGGCTTGGAGGAATAGGTCATTTGGATCTGCATTGGAGTTTGTTTGGTCATCAGAAGGAGAGTATGCTATCAGGGAAAGTACATCAAGAATAAAGATTTTCAGTAAATCATTTCAG GAGAAGAAAACTATTCGCCCTACATTTTCAGCTGAACGTATTTTTGGTGGAATATTATTGGCGATGTGTTCCAGTGATTTCATTTGCTTTTATGACTGGGCTGACTGTAGACTAATACGCCGCATTGATGTGAATGTCAAA AACCTTTATTGGGCTGATAGCGGTGACCTAGTTGCAATAGCAAGTGATACATCATTCTACATACTGAAGTACAAC AGAGATGTCGTTGCGTCTTATCTAGAATCTGGAAAACCTGTGGATGAGGAAGGCGTTGAAGATGCTTTTGAGCTGCTTCATGAGGTTAATGAGCGAGTGCGGACAGGGATCTGGGTTGGAGACTGCTTTATTTATAACAATTCATCATGGCGCCTGAACTATTGTGTTGGTGGCGAG GTCACCACGATGTATCACTTGGATCGCCCTATGTACTTGTTGGGATATCTAGCGAATCAAAGCCGAGTTTATCTTATTGACAAGGAATTCAA TGTCATGGGGTACACATTACTTCTTAGTTTGATTGAGTACAAGACACTTGTGATGCGTGGGGATATTGAACGTGCAAATGATATTTTACCATCCATACCAAAGGCGCAATATAATAA TGTTGCTCATTTCTTGGAGTCAAGAGGTATGCTGGAGGAAGCACTTGAGATAGCTACTGATGCTGATTACAGGTTTGACCTAGCTGTGCAACTTGGAAAATTAGAAGTTGCAAAG GCTATCGCGATGGAAGCGCAAAGTGAATCTAAGTGGAAGCAGTTGGGTGAACTGGCTATGTCCACAGGCAAG CTAGATATGGCGGAAGAGTGCCTTGTGCAAGCGAAGGACTTAAGTGGCCTGTTGCTACTATATTCATCTCTTGGAGATGCTGAGGGAATCGAGAAGCTTGCTTCTCAAGCAAAGGAGCATGGCAAAAACAATGTTGCTTTCCTCTGTCTCTTTATGCTTGGTAAATTGGAAGATTGCATACAATTGCTGATAGACAG CAATCGTATACCTGAAGCTGCGTTAATGGCACGTTCTTATCTTCCCAGCAAAGTTTCTGAGATAGTAGCAATATGGAGAAATGACCTCAGTAAA GTTAATCCAAAAGCTGCAGAGTCTCTGGCAGATCCTTCTGAGTATCCAAATTTATTTGAAGACTGGCAGGTTGCACTTACTGTAGAAAAGAATGTTGCTTCTCGGAG GGTCCATTATCCTCCTGCTGATGAGTACTTGAACCATGCTGAAAAGTCAGACATGACTCTTGTGGAAGCTTTCAAAAGGATGCAGGTCATTGAAGATGAGGAAACAGAAGATGCACTAGATGAAAATGGAGAGCCCGATGAAGAG GTTTTGGAAGAGAACAAAGTGGAGGAGAGCACAGATGAAGCTGTCGAAGTTGATGCTGATGAGCCTGAAGAGACCGTTCTTGTAAATGGGAAAGAGGGTGAGGAACAGTGGGGTACGAACAATGAAGGAACTTCGTCAGCCTAA